The proteins below come from a single Erythrobacter sp. SG61-1L genomic window:
- a CDS encoding pyridoxal phosphate-dependent aminotransferase, with protein sequence MSSPHLSQALSRIEPSRTTAMTDRATELREQGRDIISLSVGEPDFATPAHVIAAAKAALDAGHTKYTPVTGTMRLKEAAALHYKRDLGIDADPKNVIVSAGGKQAIFHALLATLSPGEEVIVPAPWWVSYPQIIRFAGGRVVPLITRAKDNFRFSPADVEALITPQTQWLMLNSPGNPTGAVYPADMLLGIGEVLRRHPRVLVLSDDIYAPLIYTGQPHATLANLCPDLADRICTVSGVSKSHAMTGFRIGVATGPEWLISAMGRLQSHSSGNPASISQAAAVAAFEGPQEFLGEWRERFRARRDMVVGAINAIPGLSTPVPDGAFYCFIDAAPLMERFGDDEALAMHLLDHGVAVVAASAFGGRDGFRISFAADDAVLAEAMRRIAGALA encoded by the coding sequence ATGAGTTCGCCGCACCTTTCGCAGGCGCTCTCCCGGATCGAGCCTTCGCGCACCACGGCCATGACCGACCGCGCGACCGAACTGCGCGAACAGGGGCGTGACATCATCTCCCTTTCCGTGGGCGAGCCGGATTTCGCCACGCCTGCCCATGTAATCGCGGCGGCCAAGGCCGCGCTGGATGCGGGGCACACGAAATATACCCCTGTCACCGGCACGATGCGGCTGAAGGAAGCCGCCGCGCTCCACTACAAGCGCGATCTGGGGATCGATGCCGATCCGAAGAATGTGATCGTCAGCGCGGGCGGCAAGCAGGCGATCTTCCATGCGCTGCTGGCCACGCTCAGCCCCGGTGAGGAAGTGATTGTGCCTGCGCCGTGGTGGGTCAGCTATCCGCAGATCATCCGCTTTGCCGGTGGCCGCGTGGTTCCGCTGATCACCCGTGCGAAGGACAATTTCCGTTTCAGCCCCGCCGATGTGGAGGCGCTGATCACGCCGCAGACGCAGTGGCTGATGCTCAACAGCCCCGGCAATCCCACCGGCGCGGTCTATCCGGCGGACATGCTTCTGGGCATCGGCGAAGTGCTGCGCCGCCATCCGCGCGTGCTGGTGCTGTCGGACGATATCTATGCGCCGCTGATCTATACCGGCCAGCCCCACGCGACGCTGGCCAATCTCTGCCCCGATCTGGCGGACCGCATCTGCACTGTCTCGGGCGTATCGAAGAGCCACGCGATGACCGGCTTCCGCATCGGCGTGGCCACCGGGCCTGAATGGCTGATCTCCGCCATGGGCCGTCTCCAGTCACACAGTTCGGGCAATCCCGCCTCGATCAGCCAGGCCGCTGCCGTGGCCGCCTTCGAAGGGCCGCAGGAGTTCCTCGGCGAATGGCGTGAGCGCTTCCGCGCGCGGCGCGACATGGTGGTTGGCGCGATCAACGCGATCCCCGGCCTGTCCACGCCCGTGCCCGATGGAGCCTTCTATTGCTTCATCGACGCTGCTCCCTTGATGGAGCGTTTTGGCGACGATGAAGCACTGGCGATGCACCTGCTCGATCATGGCGTGGCCGTGGTCGCCGCATCGGCCTTCGGTGGACGCGATGGCTTCCGCATCAGCTTTGCCGCCGACGATGCCGTGCTGGCCGAAGCCATGCGGCGAATCGCAGGAGCACTGGCATGA
- the pabB gene encoding aminodeoxychorismate synthase component I, whose translation MATRQPFVLFDDAREHGASDAQLFENPRAIFVARRPEEVSPVLEAAEAARREQGGTLAGYLAYEAGLALEARLMPLAEPRTGGAGPLVWLALFGDPQIIPAADVPRWLEDHAEAGLPPSIGPMQPQISTGAYIEQFNRLQDAIQAGDIYQANFTMQLSGSTRGDPLALYGAIRPSANAGYGGVIFDGSHWLLSFSPELFFSLKGDAARCKPMKGTRPRGRDAEEDAALAEELAASVKDRAENLMIVDLMRNDLSRVAVAGTVRVEKPFLVETYPTVHTMTTTVCAQLQPGLGAMDMIGALFPCGSITGAPKIRAMELIDETERDVRGPYCGAIGRIDANGDAAFNVAIRTIRLTPEENGRGTAVMGVGGAIVADSTAMSEWRECLVKADFVRQAAAGFDLIETMGFDPEKGIPLLELHLERLKASAAELGFAFDRHATRNQIQALCFELEEPAKLRLLLARGGATSLETTPMPAPATGPMRCAPVPLPVVTGDWRLRHKSTDRAFYEMAFDLAKQSGANEALLLRDDGLVTEGSFTNIFVQRDGMLLTPPLRLGLLPGVLRRSLIEAGKAVEAELTLADLAGGFLLGNATRGLMAAQLMENGQ comes from the coding sequence ATGGCCACGCGGCAACCCTTTGTCCTGTTCGATGACGCGCGCGAGCATGGTGCGAGCGACGCGCAACTGTTCGAGAACCCGCGCGCGATCTTTGTCGCGCGCCGCCCGGAGGAAGTGTCCCCCGTGCTGGAAGCGGCTGAGGCTGCCCGGCGCGAGCAGGGCGGCACGCTGGCCGGATATTTAGCATATGAGGCGGGACTTGCACTGGAAGCCCGGCTGATGCCGCTGGCAGAGCCTCGCACCGGCGGGGCGGGGCCGCTCGTCTGGCTGGCGCTGTTCGGCGATCCGCAGATCATCCCCGCCGCCGATGTGCCGCGCTGGCTGGAAGACCATGCCGAAGCCGGGCTGCCGCCTTCCATCGGCCCGATGCAGCCGCAGATTTCCACCGGCGCCTATATCGAACAGTTCAATCGCCTGCAGGATGCGATCCAGGCGGGCGACATCTATCAGGCCAATTTCACCATGCAGCTTTCGGGTTCCACCCGGGGCGATCCGCTGGCGCTGTATGGGGCGATTCGCCCCTCGGCCAATGCGGGCTATGGCGGGGTGATCTTCGACGGATCGCACTGGCTGCTGTCGTTCAGCCCGGAACTGTTCTTCAGCCTGAAGGGCGATGCCGCGCGCTGCAAGCCGATGAAGGGCACCCGCCCGCGCGGGCGCGACGCGGAGGAAGACGCCGCGCTGGCGGAGGAGCTGGCCGCTTCGGTGAAAGACCGGGCCGAAAATCTGATGATCGTTGACCTGATGCGCAACGATCTCAGCCGCGTGGCCGTGGCCGGCACAGTGCGCGTGGAAAAGCCGTTCCTGGTGGAAACCTATCCCACCGTCCACACCATGACGACCACGGTCTGCGCGCAATTGCAGCCGGGGCTGGGCGCGATGGACATGATCGGCGCGCTCTTCCCCTGCGGTTCGATCACCGGGGCGCCGAAAATCCGCGCAATGGAACTGATCGACGAAACGGAACGCGACGTGCGCGGCCCCTATTGCGGCGCCATCGGCCGGATCGACGCGAATGGCGATGCTGCCTTCAACGTGGCCATCCGCACCATCCGCCTGACGCCTGAAGAAAACGGCCGGGGTACGGCAGTGATGGGCGTGGGCGGGGCTATCGTGGCTGACAGCACGGCCATGTCCGAATGGCGCGAATGCCTGGTGAAGGCCGATTTCGTGCGGCAGGCCGCCGCCGGGTTCGACCTGATCGAGACGATGGGCTTCGATCCCGAAAAGGGCATTCCGCTGCTGGAGCTCCATCTGGAACGGTTGAAGGCCAGCGCCGCCGAACTGGGCTTCGCCTTCGATCGCCACGCGACGCGCAATCAGATTCAGGCGCTGTGCTTCGAACTGGAAGAACCCGCCAAGCTGCGCCTGCTGCTGGCCCGCGGCGGGGCCACTTCGCTGGAAACCACGCCCATGCCCGCGCCTGCCACCGGCCCGATGCGCTGCGCGCCGGTGCCGCTGCCGGTCGTCACCGGGGACTGGCGCCTGCGCCATAAATCCACGGATCGCGCCTTTTATGAAATGGCTTTCGATCTGGCGAAGCAGTCCGGCGCAAACGAGGCCCTGCTGCTGCGCGACGATGGGCTGGTTACCGAAGGCAGCTTCACCAATATCTTTGTCCAACGCGACGGGATGCTGCTGACTCCGCCGCTCAGACTCGGCCTGCTTCCCGGCGTGCTGCGCCGGTCGCTGATCGAAGCGGGCAAGGCGGTGGAAGCGGAACTGACGCTGGCCGATCTTGCAGGCGGTTTCCTGCTGGGCAATGCCACGCGCGGGCTGATGGCCGCGCAATTGATGGAGAATGGCCAATGA